One stretch of Spirochaetota bacterium DNA includes these proteins:
- a CDS encoding CusA/CzcA family heavy metal efflux RND transporter yields MINKIITFSIHNKLLVLIFFLLLIVYAIYAINNIPLDAIPDLSDTQVIIYTKWDQSPQIVEAQVTYPIISALLGAPKVKTIRGFSDYGFSYIYVIFEDGTDIYWARSRVVEYLSKLQGTLPKDIKMEIGPDATGVGWIFQYVLIDKSGAYDLSQLRTLQDWYIKYSLQSVNGVAEVATIGGFEKQFQISIDPNKLYLYNVTLFDVIEAIRRSTNEISGRFLELSGKEYMVRAEGYIQNISALKKVVVKTTGSTPVFLENVADVSIGPMLRRGIADYNGQGEVVGGIIVMRHKENALNVINAVKEKLKEVEHGLPEGVAIVPVYDRSGLIKQSIATLTDALIKEVIVVSLVILIFLWHIPSAFVPIITIPISVVLAFIPMYFMKITSNIMSLTGIAISIGVLVDGAIIEVENAYKKIEHWIANGKQGNYHDVRKEALLEVGPSVFFSLLVITVAFLPIFTLVDQEGRLFTPLAWTKTLTMALAAILAITLDPVIRMLFTRLEPFKLKSTILSYIFTTLFVGTYYSEEKHPISKFLFKFYTPACRFVLQYPKQVIVGSVLLFILSVPVFVLLGSEFMPPLNEGTILYMPTTLPGISLTQAKKLLTYQDKILLSFPEVDAVFGKAGRAETSTDPAPLSMIETTIVLKPKEQWRQVNRWYSSWAPEWLKNLLRILWDDRISYEQLIKEMDAALKIPGVTNAWTMPIKGRIDMLTTGIRTPIGIKILGSDVNTIEQIGKKIEEILQKLEGTRSVYAERASGGYYVTIEPDREKMARYGLKLEDVQMIVATAIGGQTITETIVNSRERYTINIRYHRDFRDNIDVLKRVVIPTPNGYNVLLQEVADIKLSYGPSMIRNENGMIAGYVFVDINDTDVGKYVERAKQIVYSSISIPAGYTITFSGQYENMLRVKQRLLIILPVTLILILLILYINTKSIFKTFVILLAVPFSLIGAVWLLYILDYNVSIATWVGMIALMGLDAETGVFMLLFLDLSYEEAKKNNRLQTINDLKNAILHGAVQRIRPKMMTVITTMVGLFPIMWSTGTGADMMKRIAAPMVGGLTTSFIMELLVYPAIYYLWKLHQLKLKN; encoded by the coding sequence ATGATAAACAAAATTATTACATTTTCTATCCACAACAAATTACTGGTGTTGATTTTCTTTTTATTATTAATAGTATATGCAATATACGCAATCAATAACATCCCACTTGATGCTATTCCAGATTTGTCAGATACCCAGGTGATAATTTATACAAAGTGGGATCAGAGCCCACAGATAGTTGAAGCTCAAGTAACGTATCCAATAATTTCAGCGCTGTTAGGTGCACCAAAGGTTAAGACAATTCGTGGCTTCAGCGATTATGGATTTTCATATATATATGTCATTTTTGAAGATGGCACTGATATATATTGGGCACGCAGCAGGGTTGTGGAATACCTTTCCAAATTACAGGGGACATTGCCCAAGGATATAAAAATGGAAATTGGACCTGATGCTACGGGTGTTGGATGGATATTTCAGTATGTGTTAATTGACAAAAGTGGTGCCTATGACCTTTCACAACTAAGAACTCTTCAAGATTGGTATATTAAATATTCATTACAGTCGGTTAATGGCGTTGCCGAAGTTGCCACCATTGGTGGGTTTGAAAAACAATTTCAGATTTCCATTGATCCAAATAAATTGTACCTCTACAATGTTACTTTATTTGATGTGATTGAAGCAATAAGAAGAAGCACCAATGAAATCAGTGGCAGGTTTTTGGAATTATCGGGCAAAGAATATATGGTGCGTGCCGAAGGGTATATTCAAAACATTAGTGCTCTGAAAAAGGTTGTAGTTAAAACTACTGGTTCCACACCTGTATTTCTTGAAAATGTAGCTGATGTTTCAATTGGACCAATGTTGCGGAGAGGAATTGCTGATTATAATGGGCAGGGTGAGGTAGTTGGTGGCATTATTGTCATGCGGCATAAAGAAAATGCTTTGAATGTCATCAATGCAGTCAAAGAAAAGTTAAAAGAAGTAGAACACGGTCTTCCAGAAGGGGTGGCGATAGTTCCTGTATATGACAGGTCTGGCTTAATTAAGCAATCCATTGCAACATTAACCGACGCATTGATTAAAGAAGTAATCGTTGTCAGCTTAGTGATACTCATTTTTCTATGGCATATTCCCTCAGCTTTTGTGCCAATCATCACCATTCCTATTTCGGTTGTACTTGCATTTATCCCCATGTACTTTATGAAAATAACCTCCAATATAATGAGTTTAACAGGAATTGCGATTTCAATTGGTGTTCTGGTTGATGGTGCAATTATAGAGGTAGAAAATGCATATAAAAAAATTGAGCACTGGATTGCCAACGGTAAACAGGGCAATTACCATGATGTTCGAAAAGAAGCTCTGCTAGAAGTTGGACCTTCAGTGTTTTTTTCTTTATTAGTAATTACAGTGGCATTTTTACCCATTTTTACATTAGTAGATCAGGAAGGTCGTCTTTTTACACCGTTAGCATGGACAAAAACGTTGACAATGGCACTTGCAGCGATACTGGCAATAACATTAGACCCGGTAATCAGGATGCTTTTTACACGTTTGGAACCATTCAAACTTAAATCTACAATTTTGTCGTACATTTTTACTACATTATTTGTTGGCACATATTACTCTGAAGAAAAACATCCAATAAGCAAGTTCCTTTTCAAATTCTATACTCCCGCCTGCAGGTTTGTACTGCAATACCCAAAACAGGTAATTGTAGGCTCGGTGCTTCTGTTTATATTGTCGGTCCCGGTATTTGTTTTATTAGGTTCTGAATTTATGCCGCCTCTAAATGAAGGTACTATTCTTTATATGCCAACTACGTTACCTGGGATATCACTTACTCAGGCAAAAAAACTGTTAACATATCAGGATAAAATACTCCTATCATTTCCTGAGGTTGATGCAGTTTTTGGAAAAGCGGGAAGGGCTGAAACCTCTACAGATCCTGCACCCCTCTCAATGATAGAAACAACTATTGTATTAAAACCAAAGGAGCAATGGAGGCAAGTAAATAGATGGTATTCAAGTTGGGCTCCAGAATGGTTAAAGAATCTTTTACGGATACTTTGGGATGATAGGATCAGTTATGAACAATTGATTAAGGAAATGGATGCTGCCTTGAAAATTCCCGGAGTGACCAATGCCTGGACAATGCCAATAAAGGGGCGTATTGATATGTTGACAACTGGTATAAGAACGCCTATTGGAATAAAAATACTTGGTTCTGATGTTAATACTATAGAACAAATTGGCAAAAAGATTGAAGAGATTTTGCAAAAACTTGAAGGAACACGAAGTGTGTATGCTGAACGAGCTTCGGGAGGATATTATGTTACCATTGAACCTGATAGAGAAAAAATGGCGCGATATGGCTTAAAGCTTGAAGATGTGCAAATGATAGTGGCAACAGCCATAGGTGGACAAACAATAACTGAAACGATAGTTAATTCACGTGAACGGTATACAATTAATATACGATATCACAGAGATTTCAGGGATAATATTGATGTATTGAAGAGAGTAGTAATACCAACACCTAATGGATATAATGTACTGTTGCAGGAAGTTGCTGACATAAAACTGTCATATGGCCCTTCTATGATAAGAAATGAAAATGGCATGATAGCAGGGTATGTATTTGTTGATATTAATGATACAGATGTAGGAAAATATGTTGAAAGAGCAAAACAAATAGTCTATTCATCAATCAGCATTCCTGCAGGTTATACGATAACATTTAGTGGACAATATGAAAACATGTTACGAGTAAAGCAACGATTATTAATTATATTACCTGTTACATTGATATTAATACTATTAATTTTATATATTAATACAAAAAGTATTTTTAAGACTTTTGTGATATTGTTGGCTGTTCCTTTTTCATTGATTGGTGCTGTGTGGTTATTGTATATTCTTGATTATAATGTATCGATTGCTACATGGGTTGGTATGATTGCACTGATGGGTCTGGATGCAGAAACAGGTGTTTTCATGTTGTTATTTTTAGATCTATCGTATGAAGAAGCCAAAAAAAATAACAGATTACAAACCATTAATGATTTAAAGAATGCGATTCTACATGGTGCAGTTCAGAGAATACGCCCCAAAATGATGACAGTAATTACCACTATGGTTGGGCTTTTTCCAATTATGTGGTCAACGGGTACTGGTGCTGATATGATGAAACGGATAGCAGCTCCTATGGTTGGAGGATTAACTACATCTTTTATTATGGAATTGCTGGTATACCCTGCTATATATTATCTATGGAAATTACATCAATTGAAATTAAAAAATTAA
- the nadD gene encoding nicotinate-nucleotide adenylyltransferase, giving the protein MKVGLFGGTFNPIHTGHLINAQFIREEFNLDFIIFIPAKYPVHKELEDNVNAEHRYKMIKLAIEDVDYFKVSRIEIDREKPSYTIYTVEEILQKHPDWKLFFIIGYDAFNEINTWKDWKRLLMTIDFIIMKRPGDILHKRFHKYMSRIHCANNPVIDISSSLIRERVKNGKSIRYLLPVKVEKYIYKNGLYRSER; this is encoded by the coding sequence TTGAAGGTTGGTTTATTTGGTGGTACATTTAATCCCATTCATACCGGGCATTTGATAAATGCTCAGTTCATAAGGGAAGAATTTAACTTAGATTTTATTATCTTTATTCCAGCAAAATATCCGGTGCATAAAGAGTTGGAAGATAATGTAAATGCAGAACATCGTTATAAAATGATAAAATTGGCAATTGAAGATGTAGATTATTTTAAAGTGTCTCGTATTGAGATTGATAGGGAAAAGCCTTCGTATACGATATATACTGTTGAAGAAATTTTACAAAAGCATCCCGATTGGAAATTATTTTTTATCATTGGGTATGATGCATTTAATGAAATTAATACTTGGAAAGATTGGAAGCGATTGTTAATGACTATTGATTTTATTATAATGAAACGACCTGGTGATATTTTACATAAGCGTTTTCACAAGTATATGTCGCGGATACATTGTGCAAATAATCCTGTTATTGATATAAGTTCCTCGTTAATACGAGAGAGAGTGAAGAACGGCAAATCTATACGATATTTATTACCTGTTAAAGTTGAAAAATATATTTATAAGAATGGGTTATATAGAAGTGAAAGATAA
- a CDS encoding LCP family protein, which produces MKDKIRLIVSITLLCIVVLGIFYVYRRLTRNAIDTLASNKELINILVAASNEYNERRHSFYAILHFNPEKKSIGVTFIPPNYLVTLNKRTGKARRLATLSFSDHNDIVDSLEYDLHITIPFYIELYASDVVKIIDLIEGVNLYVLDQVKADLGFTTGINYCDGHKALWYINKVEQNSIYLKYDRIMDVVLTLFTNKDLYKKYANKKYIGEMVSSINTNLLIQEMISLVDLVYDAKTVYTTVMPGKMDKENNYTVDDITRKLYEQKFLRPLVLDIKDSESIKVRILNGSDIPGLARKMRNVLTREGLTVVEFGTSPYEITDTTVIINQKGNLNAALKVSSILGIDVLYHVVDSSQLADVLVIVGKDYSQ; this is translated from the coding sequence GTGAAAGATAAAATACGATTAATTGTCTCTATAACATTGCTTTGTATTGTAGTGCTTGGTATATTTTATGTTTACCGTAGGTTGACACGTAATGCAATAGACACATTAGCTTCAAACAAAGAATTAATTAATATACTGGTTGCGGCAAGTAACGAATATAATGAACGTAGGCACTCATTCTATGCAATTTTACACTTCAATCCTGAGAAGAAAAGTATAGGTGTTACGTTTATTCCGCCAAATTATCTGGTGACTCTTAATAAAAGGACTGGCAAAGCAAGAAGGCTTGCAACACTTTCATTTTCAGATCATAATGATATTGTAGACTCACTTGAATATGACCTTCATATAACGATCCCTTTTTACATTGAATTATATGCTTCCGATGTGGTAAAAATTATTGATTTAATTGAAGGAGTGAATTTGTATGTATTAGATCAGGTTAAAGCAGATTTGGGGTTTACAACAGGGATCAATTACTGCGATGGACATAAAGCACTGTGGTATATTAATAAAGTTGAGCAAAATTCAATTTATTTAAAATATGATAGAATAATGGATGTTGTGCTTACATTATTTACAAATAAAGATTTATATAAAAAATATGCAAATAAAAAGTATATTGGGGAAATGGTGAGTTCCATCAATACAAATTTATTAATACAGGAAATGATATCACTGGTTGATCTTGTCTATGATGCAAAAACTGTGTATACAACTGTTATGCCAGGTAAAATGGATAAAGAAAATAATTATACAGTGGATGATATTACAAGAAAATTGTATGAACAAAAGTTTTTACGTCCACTAGTCCTTGATATAAAAGATTCCGAATCAATTAAAGTACGAATATTAAATGGGTCTGATATACCAGGGCTTGCCCGAAAAATGCGAAATGTATTGACTCGAGAAGGGCTCACTGTTGTTGAATTTGGCACATCACCATATGAAATAACTGATACAACAGTTATTATTAATCAAAAAGGCAATTTAAATGCTGCGCTTAAAGTTTCATCAATATTGGGAATTGATGTATTGTATCATGTTGTTGATTCATCACAATTAGCTGATGTCTTAGTAATTGTAGGGAAGGATTATTCACAGTGA
- the rsfS gene encoding ribosome silencing factor — translation MTNRNKRTKTKLSIEPEILTLMKGCKKILDDKKASDIIFLDLREVNSYLDYFVICTGNSILHCKALAREVHNYFVDMGRKERSRTTTNSPWIVLDYNDIIIHIFTKETREFYQLERLWADARQIDID, via the coding sequence GTGACAAATAGAAACAAACGAACTAAAACAAAATTAAGCATTGAGCCTGAAATTTTAACCTTAATGAAAGGGTGTAAAAAAATACTGGATGATAAAAAGGCCAGCGATATTATTTTCCTGGATTTAAGAGAGGTTAATTCATATCTTGATTATTTTGTAATTTGTACCGGTAATTCAATATTGCATTGTAAAGCGTTGGCTCGAGAAGTTCACAACTATTTTGTTGATATGGGCAGAAAAGAACGTTCGCGGACTACCACTAATTCACCATGGATAGTTCTGGATTATAACGATATAATAATTCACATTTTTACCAAAGAAACTCGTGAGTTTTACCAATTAGAACGTTTGTGGGCTGATGCACGTCAGATTGATATAGATTAA
- a CDS encoding sigma-54 dependent transcriptional regulator has protein sequence MSTLLEKYYRVLIADDEKGIRDLLKDLLEGSFYVNTIDRGDTIIEELTKNKYDILILDLQMPGKNGIEVLQAIRDLKIDVVVVVITASNDVQLAITSMKLGAYDYLVKPFDTDKLLVILKNIVEKLDLENEVNELREKVGESFRFKNIIGKSPKMQRIFATLERVIDTDSTILIIGESGTGKEIIAKAIHYNSNRKQYPFKSIDCSTIPQDLIGSELFGHEKGAFTGAIARKIGKFEVASKGTLFLDEISNLSFDMQAKLLRVLQEKEFERIGGNEIIKVDTRIVAASNRDIREMVKQGTFREDLYYRLNVVPIYLPPLKERREDIPLFIDYFLQKFTTEYGRNISLDLQSRLYLTDYHWPGNVRQLENVIKRLVLLSTESVVKLDIVKSVLEFEEYNKPKMPTNKIAVENTTTTIDDGGIKKIKTEESIDAGNNHIKTLDEVEKEYIEKMLKHFDYNISVTAKAINVSRKTMHNKLKKYNIAIKKTVTEN, from the coding sequence ATGAGCACATTACTTGAAAAATATTACAGGGTGCTAATTGCTGATGATGAAAAAGGAATTCGTGACCTTTTGAAGGATTTACTTGAAGGTTCTTTTTATGTTAATACAATTGATCGTGGTGATACAATAATTGAAGAATTAACAAAAAATAAATATGATATATTAATCCTCGATTTGCAGATGCCAGGAAAAAATGGCATTGAAGTGTTGCAGGCAATACGTGATTTAAAGATAGATGTTGTGGTAGTAGTAATTACGGCTTCTAATGATGTACAGCTAGCAATAACATCAATGAAATTAGGTGCTTATGATTATCTGGTAAAGCCGTTTGATACAGATAAGCTTTTAGTAATCTTAAAGAATATAGTTGAAAAATTAGATCTTGAAAATGAAGTCAATGAGCTTCGCGAAAAAGTAGGTGAAAGTTTCAGGTTCAAAAATATCATTGGCAAATCACCAAAAATGCAGCGTATCTTTGCAACGTTGGAAAGAGTTATTGATACCGACAGTACTATATTAATTATAGGCGAAAGTGGTACCGGCAAGGAAATCATTGCAAAGGCTATTCATTATAATAGTAATCGCAAACAGTATCCATTTAAATCCATAGATTGTAGCACAATTCCTCAGGACCTTATAGGTAGCGAACTGTTTGGCCATGAGAAAGGAGCATTTACAGGAGCTATCGCCAGAAAAATTGGTAAGTTTGAAGTTGCAAGTAAAGGGACTCTTTTTCTGGATGAGATTAGCAACCTTTCCTTTGATATGCAGGCTAAGCTATTGCGGGTATTGCAGGAAAAGGAATTTGAACGCATTGGTGGTAATGAAATCATAAAAGTTGATACACGGATTGTCGCAGCAAGTAATAGGGATATTCGTGAAATGGTTAAACAGGGAACATTCAGGGAAGATTTATATTACCGTCTCAATGTTGTACCAATTTATTTGCCGCCGTTGAAAGAAAGAAGGGAAGATATTCCACTTTTTATTGATTATTTCTTGCAGAAATTTACAACAGAATATGGCCGGAATATTTCATTGGATTTGCAGTCACGATTATACCTTACAGATTATCACTGGCCTGGGAATGTGCGACAACTGGAAAATGTTATCAAACGCCTGGTGTTGCTATCAACTGAAAGTGTAGTTAAACTTGATATTGTCAAAAGTGTTCTTGAATTTGAAGAATATAATAAGCCAAAGATGCCTACAAATAAAATTGCTGTTGAGAATACAACCACAACAATTGATGATGGAGGTATAAAAAAAATTAAAACTGAAGAAAGTATAGATGCAGGTAACAATCACATTAAGACACTTGATGAAGTTGAAAAGGAATACATTGAAAAAATGCTGAAACATTTTGATTATAACATTTCAGTAACAGCAAAGGCAATCAATGTGTCGCGCAAAACAATGCATAATAAATTGAAAAAATACAATATAGCGATAAAAAAGACTGTAACAGAGAATTAA
- a CDS encoding transglycosylase domain-containing protein, producing MVQDLKTMYGHLKHWSDTTDFYLNSYNTRWVFIKKIIKVAIALHIVVVLGIGSLIYYYADHNPAITPLMVYRKYIDRYDVKPVTVIPFKHIPDDIKKMVVSIEDYKFYTHNGVDLEAVKRAIVINHKVGYRMYGASTITQQLARTLFLLPYKSIIRKYIELIIALEMEMILDKDRILELYCNYCEMGKGVFGFKNASYYYFGKDIYHLNTDEKSRMLAILANPILFSPYNFKNSKLITNRYYILKFRYYTYNKYKAMVQYAYHN from the coding sequence ATGGTACAGGATTTAAAAACGATGTATGGGCATTTAAAACACTGGAGTGATACAACTGATTTTTATTTAAATTCATATAATACCAGGTGGGTTTTTATAAAAAAAATTATTAAGGTGGCGATAGCTCTTCATATTGTCGTTGTGCTTGGGATTGGTTCTTTGATATATTATTATGCTGATCATAATCCTGCCATTACGCCATTGATGGTATATAGAAAATATATTGATAGGTATGACGTGAAACCTGTTACAGTAATTCCTTTTAAGCATATACCAGATGACATTAAGAAGATGGTTGTTTCAATAGAAGATTACAAATTTTATACGCACAATGGTGTTGATTTAGAAGCAGTTAAGCGGGCGATAGTTATTAATCACAAGGTTGGTTATAGGATGTATGGTGCAAGTACTATTACACAGCAACTTGCACGCACACTTTTTCTGCTTCCATATAAATCAATAATAAGAAAATATATTGAGCTTATCATTGCATTGGAAATGGAAATGATCCTTGATAAGGATAGAATACTGGAGTTATATTGCAATTATTGTGAGATGGGCAAAGGTGTTTTTGGTTTTAAAAATGCATCGTATTATTATTTTGGGAAAGATATTTATCACTTAAATACTGATGAAAAATCACGAATGCTTGCAATCTTAGCCAATCCAATTCTGTTTTCACCTTATAATTTTAAAAATTCAAAACTCATTACTAACCGTTATTACATTCTAAAATTCAGGTATTATACATATAATAAATATAAAGCCATGGTACAGTACGCATACCATAATTAA
- a CDS encoding sulfurtransferase TusA family protein, translating to MTKKQEGKAVVDTRGYSCPISVAMIAKTMNSVADGSSVEIISDDVLMKKELEQWCFETGNIMNSVIINNETIRIEVIKGKGYKPQSLYDFITFFLLGVQLHIRKLFVSLFKKDTTRCLITFVSVAEGMRAHYWLQSTHPDWDYVLLPVPNDITSHCGVVMGLPTLTQAKELFELLRNNNFKVEDIYIKHKYTYHSVH from the coding sequence ATGACTAAAAAACAAGAGGGAAAAGCGGTTGTTGATACTCGTGGCTATAGTTGCCCAATTTCTGTTGCTATGATAGCCAAAACAATGAATTCTGTAGCTGATGGATCATCGGTTGAAATTATTTCAGATGATGTATTAATGAAAAAGGAATTGGAACAATGGTGTTTTGAAACTGGTAATATAATGAATTCTGTAATAATTAACAATGAAACTATTCGCATTGAAGTCATTAAGGGCAAAGGGTATAAACCTCAATCATTATATGATTTTATTACTTTTTTTCTTTTAGGTGTGCAATTACATATACGTAAATTGTTTGTATCATTGTTTAAAAAAGATACTACAAGATGTTTGATAACATTTGTGTCTGTTGCTGAAGGGATGCGTGCACATTATTGGCTTCAGAGTACCCATCCTGATTGGGACTATGTTTTATTGCCTGTTCCAAATGATATAACAAGCCATTGTGGCGTAGTTATGGGATTGCCAACGCTAACACAGGCAAAAGAATTATTTGAGTTACTGCGCAATAATAATTTCAAAGTTGAAGATATATATATTAAGCATAAATATACTTACCATTCTGTCCATTAA
- a CDS encoding amino acid permease has product MHNIQNKNFTEDTYLERGLGLPAAISIVISRIIGSGIFRTPGPIMALVGSTFLFGSVWIIGAVITIFAAVCYAELVAMMPRSGGPYIYLKEAYGPLIAFLRGWAMFFVSETGAIAAVALVFAEYSQASISIALGINLTHTVVVIIALLVIAFHTFINCFGVKLSGVVQIILTSTKIIALGFIIIASFTKNGNFSNFYTPLFPEQFTVTHILGIGAALRYAFFAFSGWEGATYVAEEVKNPRKNLPLSLLIGILCVLILYMSANAAYLYQVPVKEFALSKWIAVDALKQALGTAGALLVAYAVMINTFGNVGTQVMVKARTWHAMAQDNLFFSWCSIVHKKYKTPNNAMIIQGLWACVLVLFASMYKNSYEAVIDYFSATGTIFNILTLASVIILRKKYPDATRPFKTWGYPFTVLIVVVFYIIYLIVTLITAFIPSLLGILLTSTGLLYYWLKIK; this is encoded by the coding sequence ATGCATAATATTCAAAATAAGAACTTTACTGAAGACACTTACCTTGAAAGAGGTTTGGGATTACCCGCAGCAATTTCTATTGTAATAAGCCGTATAATTGGTTCAGGAATTTTTAGGACTCCAGGCCCTATCATGGCGCTTGTTGGATCTACATTTCTATTTGGCAGCGTGTGGATTATAGGAGCAGTTATCACAATTTTTGCTGCAGTATGCTATGCAGAGCTAGTGGCAATGATGCCTCGATCAGGAGGCCCCTATATATATCTAAAAGAAGCGTATGGACCATTGATTGCTTTTTTACGTGGGTGGGCCATGTTCTTTGTTTCTGAAACAGGAGCTATCGCCGCAGTTGCATTAGTTTTTGCTGAATATTCGCAGGCATCAATTAGTATAGCGTTAGGTATTAATCTTACTCATACAGTTGTGGTCATTATCGCATTACTGGTGATTGCTTTTCATACTTTCATCAATTGTTTTGGTGTTAAACTCAGTGGGGTTGTACAGATTATTTTAACTTCAACCAAAATAATAGCGCTGGGATTTATTATAATAGCTAGTTTTACAAAAAATGGTAATTTTAGTAATTTTTATACTCCTCTTTTTCCTGAACAATTTACTGTTACGCATATTCTAGGAATTGGTGCAGCACTACGGTATGCCTTCTTTGCATTCAGTGGGTGGGAGGGTGCAACGTATGTGGCTGAAGAAGTAAAAAATCCCAGAAAAAATCTGCCATTATCTCTGTTAATTGGAATACTGTGTGTCCTTATTCTTTATATGAGTGCCAATGCTGCTTATCTTTATCAGGTTCCGGTGAAGGAATTTGCTCTTTCAAAATGGATAGCAGTTGATGCTCTTAAGCAAGCTTTAGGAACTGCAGGTGCCTTGCTTGTGGCATATGCAGTAATGATAAATACCTTTGGTAATGTGGGTACTCAGGTTATGGTTAAAGCGCGGACTTGGCATGCAATGGCACAGGATAATTTATTTTTTTCGTGGTGTTCGATAGTTCATAAAAAATATAAAACTCCTAATAATGCAATGATCATACAAGGACTATGGGCGTGTGTATTGGTTCTATTTGCTTCCATGTATAAAAATTCCTATGAGGCAGTAATTGATTATTTTTCTGCAACTGGAACTATTTTCAATATTTTAACATTAGCCAGTGTTATTATCCTGCGTAAAAAATATCCTGACGCTACAAGGCCTTTTAAAACATGGGGTTATCCATTTACTGTACTTATTGTGGTAGTTTTTTATATTATATATTTAATTGTCACACTTATTACCGCATTTATTCCTTCTTTATTGGGTATACTATTGACATCAACTGGATTACTCTATTATTGGTTAAAGATTAAATGA